From Arachis hypogaea cultivar Tifrunner chromosome 3, arahy.Tifrunner.gnm2.J5K5, whole genome shotgun sequence:
GTGTGGTTAAGGTCactaacatatacatactataCTAGTACTAGCATGtaagaaataataaatatatggTTTTATTTGTAAGAATTAGGAAAAGAAAGAGAGACAGCAGGGGAGGGGTTACATCCTTTTCACCTTTCACTACCTTTcaactaacaaaaagaaatgtAATGTAATGATATTGGTAAAGTTGCAAGCATTGGTTAGGGGCCACATTGTGAGAAAGCAAACCGCAGATATGCTAAGGCACATGCAAACATTGGTAAATCATTCTTCTTCAGAAGTTTAGTATCCCAGTCTAAGAATTTTAGTATATGGTTTCTTTTTGGATTTCATTTCAAGTTATAACTCTTTTTTCTGTCTTCGGTTTGGGTTTTTGAATGTACTGGCTGTGAAGGAGCTCTATGATAAGATGCTTGAGTCTGTAAAAGTTAAACGATCAATGCCACCTAATGCTTGGTTATGGTCAATGATTGAAAATTGTAAACACCAACAAGATATAAGACTCCTATTCGACATTTTGGAGAACCTCCACATATTTGTTAGAGTTTACTCTTGTCCACTTTAACCCTTTTCTGTTGCAAAATCGATTATTCAATATTGTTATAGTATTGATTTTCAATCTGTTTTGCAAGCAGAGGCTATCAAATCTTCGAATTCATGATGACTTTAATAGCAATCTCTGTCAAGAAGTTACTAAAGCATGTATTAAAGCAGGAGCCCTTGATTTTGGTATAGATGCGTGATATTTGCCTAAATTTTGTATGTTATACTCCATCTTCTTTTCAATTGGAGCTTATGACATGAAAATATTGAGGTTATTCGAAATGTATATGCAGCAAAGAGGACTTTATGGAAGCATAATGTCTATGGATTGAGCCCAACTGTTGCTGCTGCTAATCATTTACTGGTAACGTTAGCCTATCaatgttctaaaattttttattctgtttctaATTTCTACTTTGGTAATTTAGTGTCATTTATTTACTACAGACGCATGCTAAGAATCACAATGATACTAAATTGCTGGTGGAAGTAATGAAACTTCTAAAGAAGAATGATTTACCATTGCAACAAGGTACATCAGATATTGTTTTCAGGTTAAGGCGGCTTCTTATGCTGCTTCCATTGCCACTCGCGTGTTCTCAAGC
This genomic window contains:
- the LOC112777636 gene encoding uncharacterized protein gives rise to the protein MILVKLQALVRGHIVRKQTADMLSYNSFFCLRFGFLNVLAVKELYDKMLESVKVKRSMPPNAWLWSMIENCKHQQDIRLLFDILENLHIFRLSNLRIHDDFNSNLCQEVTKACIKAGALDFAKRTLWKHNVYGLSPTVAAANHLLTHAKNHNDTKLLVEVMKLLKKNDLPLQQGTSDIVFRSVRSETSSLTQLSLPPYFSFELPLEEIQGTLGKQVTDYICGNCLSFWYGPYISLCPSITLIFIFIIPCAVVKLTLHFFQNGKKANELIGADVARLNHISFVKSHASW